The following is a genomic window from Colletotrichum lupini chromosome 5, complete sequence.
GAGTACTATGAGGGTATTCTGTTTTTGACCACCAATCGGGTTGGGACATTTGACGAAGCctttaaatctcgtatccacATGTCGCTCTATTATCCGCCACTCTCAGAGCATCAAACGGCAAGAATTTGGATTAGCCACATCAGGAAGGTGAAGGCGAACGGTGTACAGATTGATGAACAAGAAGTCCGGAAATTTGCGAAGCAAATATGGATCATCCAAGGACTTCCAGAGCGAGGGCCTGTTTGGAACGGGCGTCAGATTCGCAACGCTTTCCAGAGTGCTATTGCACTTGCAGGCTACCACACCCAGACGGGGCAGCAAATTCATCTGACAGTGGAGAACTTCCGTCGCGTCGGAGAGGTTTCGGATCAGTTCAGTCGGTATATCTACAAGACGAAGCTTAGTCAGACGGATGCAGACCTCAACCGCTCTTTTGGAATTCGTCGTGACGAGTTTGGGCGTGACCCGGGCACACGGCCAGCGGCTCCCTGGGTAGACAGTCAAGTTGTTGATCCGTTCTTACCAGCCAACTCTGCTCCCCAGCCGCAGAGACCGAATGTGCAGTTTGGAGGATCGACGCAAGCGGCAGGAATTCAGGCCGTCGCGCAAGACCCTTTTCATCAATCGGCGTACTCGGCCTCTCCTTGGCAAACAACAACGCAGCCCCATCAGCAACAGCATCAGCAACAGTCGCATCAAGGATTCCTACAACAACAGCCTTCGTCTGCGCAGATACAGGTCCCAAGCCAGCAGATGTTCCCTCCGCAGCAAGGGGTTCAGCCTCAAATACATCAACAGTCACAGCCGACGTATCCTCAAACTGGCCTTGTGGCGGGTTCCGTCCCCAACAACTATGAACAGCAAACGCCTCGGCCATTGCCTCAACTGGCGGAGTATGGCACCACCCATCAACCAGCCTCTCATACACAGATGCCCGGCAACCCCAATTTTCAGGGCCCCACAGGTTCATCGCCATGGTAAATGTCTTAATCGCGCCTGATAGACTGGAAGGAGGTGGGCTGAACGTTGGACTCCGTTTGAGGGGGGACGTGTCCAGAAATGCATAGTCCGAGGATCCCGAGTGATTTCATTCATTCGCGGATATTTCAATGCCTCAAGAGCACAAGTTTCTTTAGCATTCACAAGTATCTTTCACCTATACTATACGTATTGAATCATTACATCTTGGCGTCATCCTAGCGCGTGTACCGAGTATTTTGCGGGTGACTTTGCACCATACATACCTCACATACAAGATGATGAAAACACATTCCCGCATCAAATCAAACACATAGGGGCAATCGAAACATACAATCAATCTCAGCACGCGATCATTATCGTTTTGACTAAGGCTAAATaagataagtaatatatacccaaGATCAGCAAgtaagtcaaagcacccacttttgggcaccccccccttttgggcaccctaacaaaacatagtatctaaatattaatactaactacaatcaattaattaactaccttctactactataataatataattaaaattctccttaggtaattcgacccctacgagtcgattaggactaattagatagttactaaagtcctcctaagctttttatacgttctaaatatttacgaacttagtatttaggtctaaatatatagtcttcttttttttaggcCTTATGCGCTTAATCCTGGCCTTAAGAACTCGaacttagtactaagatatagctaattagtaggcCTACTCtctaaaagctttttttactttttaaaatagtagttattaagtatttgttacgaaggtaactttgtttaccttattattcgccttattatcaatattacgtaagcaaactatataccatattaatctacgatttctgtagattattataggtattgattatgtaagcaatactgcttatataagcttacgtgagcaatggaaagtactggaaggtaactgaataatctggaatttactcgaggcggaattacgtactacgattacgcattcacttacgtatacgcttattaattatatcataattaataagcaatggaatattctagtaggaggtttttatgcctatatataggcgtgtatttgcctacctagacctttcgttaagcaagcaacttctcatatagtaattcaactatattactctctttactacaaaaacctcttttatatacgcttatatcccctatactcatatattcttgcttctatatgaatattcatttttatattctttataagaatatcccgcattacctcgttaaagctatacgtgctagagtattattatttagactaagctttataaatagctttaagtaatcgtagagctcgctagccttgtTAAaagttaactagttaataatagaggttattaatacttagttaagtagtttattagtattactagtcgTTTACTTAGCTTCTATGCCCTTTTTAGatagtataacttatataagtaggattattaagttaagaagtgGCTTAGTTATATCAAGTAGCTATAgtttagttactttttacttacttcgtatatttaacgacgttagactagctaaacgagtaagctagtagtagcttaagaagtactgctttttaataataatagaattatttactatatcctccttactaagctcctttttatatatagacttaataggcctaaaaatagctatatttaatagctagaggatataagaagcgtataataataagaataataagtagacgttatttttataatactcttatataaattctatcgttatataactcctatacctatttagtactaataatcgaggctagtttagcttattaagccccttaataaggggggtcttagtttataataagaatacttcctttagttagtaaagggTAGTCTCGTCGGTTAtctagctattatctattattataaacttctaattattataaatagtaagttaaagagggaactattactattaaactaactttcctttataaataactagtagtttaatagctctgctattaataaaaatatacttaacaaTCGTTACCTAGGTACGCGAACTAGGCTTTTTTTTCGCACTACTATGGCCTCTACTATACCTAAGACTAGCCTATTAGCTCCCTTGCCCtctattatactagtcttatttatattatacttattagcctatttaataccgctaatttctaatatattaaataatctaaactattatttaattatattagtaatagctttctTAACGTAGCGCGAATtaattaaacgacttttttaaacccttattaataaattctttttaataaaagcgttaatctatttcttattaagtgGTTTATTATCCCCCTAGGACCTTAGAACTTGCTTAGTAAATTCCCTAACCTatttataggttagtataatacctaggtaatactatatataaatctactaaGCTAGCTAGTTTTCTTACTATAGAAGAAGCCtctaaagctctataaataccctcgccctcgtctagtagcctcttttttaacccTAAAGTATTATCCTAGGAACCCcgaacttaatcgaggcccTTTTAATAGAGAGACCGtttctaatagtattaagtacttattagagcttattttcggtatataatactattacttattaattagtaactgTGCTAAAAAGGAATGcatttagacgatttttgtaaTTGTTATGTTGAATTGAAATAataggtagggttttaatgtggtggctgggagggatttttgggggtgcccaaaaggggggggtgcccaaaagtgggtgctttgacttagTCCATGGGCGGCAGCGCGAGATTTGCGTACGAAGGTTTTTCCCAGCTGGGAACGCGGTCATCTGCTCAATATTGTTAATGTAGCCAGGCCTTCCACAATATCatttatcttataaaatTCTACAAGAAAGCATACTTGATCAATGGCCTGAAAAGGGCGACTGTGCGAACACTCTTGAAATACGTTCGCGTATGACTGCGCGGCCTGTCGACATAGTATTTTACTAAAGAAATGAACCCTTTGAGAATGTCAAATTCCTCTGGATGATTTGTCACCTAATCTTGCCTTTCACCTCATGCCAAAGCGTTACGGGATATCCCATCTTGGTCCTTGACCTTACCCTGCATGAGTAGCGAGATGGAAGCTGAGGTAAGATACGCGTAAAAAAGGAGAACAGGAAGCAGACCTAAATCAGTAGCTCGCGAAGCGCACTTCCAATCCATTATAAACTGTCTCATGAATCATCACAATGCAAAGATGATCTGCAGCGTGTGATCAGAGGTGGCTTTTCTCTGCGCCTTGTCAACCTAGAAGAGGCGAGCCGACATGCAGGGGGATAGGGCTCGGGCAAAGTATGCGCTTCAGCCGTATAGATGTGCGAATTATAGCACTAGGTATTCTCGTATTACGTTTGGTGGCTACTACTTGGAATCCATAACCTCAGATGGTTTTCCTTTGCTTCCTATCACTGTCTCTTTAGTATCTCCCCATCCTAGGCCCCTGCGGGTCAGGTGTTGCTCTCGAGATGGTATATTCCGTTGTGACGACAATCTTGTTGGGGTCAACATCAGGTTGATGGCGCCTAGCTCTCATGGATTGCCGATTGCTGTTGACGGGCTCTGCTGCAACTCCCGCAATGTTCGATCCTTGAGGCAAGTAAGGGCTCTGAGGCTTATCGGTAGAGCCAATCGAGGCTTCCTCGCCACCAGCAGTGTTCTTCTCCACACTGCTAGAGACTATGTGCTCGTCTGAGCCCCATGTAGTCTCATTAGGGATGGAGAGAGGGTGGCTTCGGGGTCCCTGCTTGCCTGGGTAGCTGCCCAAGCGGTACCCCTGGCTATCGCCCATAGCGCCGCTCTTGTTGGTACTAGCATTACGGCTCTTGTCGATAACGCTTTTGAAGAGGGGATAGACCATGGGCATGTTGGTAAGGACCACGGAAACGAAAGATTCTCGGACAGACCAGTAGCCTGATTGAGCGGGATCGGTGTCGCCAACCTGGGAAAGCAATTTGGTTAGTGACTCTCGGAACCAGCGTGGATCGGGTTCATTTACTGTAAGGATCGAGACGCAACGAAGGATACCGAACGTCATCTCAAGGAAGCCACCACTGAACATGATCATGAGAGTGACCTTCTTCCTCCAGGGAAGATGGGACTTCCACACCATCTGTGAAATGTCGAGTCAGCTCACACTTCGCTAATCTAATCAACTACGTCTCAGTTGAGAACATACCGGAAGAGGAATAGCCATGAGGTAGAAGTCTGTTACCGTGTTCTGCTGCAGTATTAGCGACCTCATGTAGAGAAAATATGGCGTGATGGCACCTTAAGTGTAGTGAACTTACCATGGCCATGACAAAGGTAGTTTGCAATATAGAAACGGCAGGCATACACGAGTCTTTCTTTGGTTAGTTCAGTTAATCTACGATATGATGCTTGACACTTACTCCCAGGTGAAGGGTTGATCTGCCATTGATTCTGAAACGGAATGCATTTCATGAATGCGACCAACAGACATGCAACGTAGGTTATGGGCATGATAATCATAGCCCAGAAGATGACTCGCTTCATCTTGTGAACCCCATCACTGGCAGATGTCAGCACCAAAGTGAACGATCTAGAAAAGGGTTTGCAGGTTCGCTCACGTAAGACGAGAGTAGTAAACTACCCAACAAGCCTTCAGTAACCATAGCAGAGTTGTGTATAGTAGAAGGCCAATGACATGTGTCTTGGAGCCGTTGACACGCAAGAGCCACTCTGGCGATGTTGGATCTAGAGCAGCTCGTTGGTCGTCGGTCATGCCATTGTTGGCAAACCCTTTCCAGTACGCAACGACAAAATATGCCGCCACTGATTCCGCAGTATATACCAGCTAGTAGATGCCTTAGTCAAATGTTAGTCAACTTGGAGACGATTATGCTTACGATTGCCAGAAGCATCAGAGCATCATCCCAAGCAAACTTCCGCCACCCCAATGTAGAGGCTCGGCTGTAATATCGTAATCCGACCACGAGATAGGCAGCACCCTGCAAGCCCCAGACCTCCTGAATGAACGCATTTGCTTCGGCGGCGGACATTTTGTCAACAAACAATAACCTTAATGAAAAGAACCGCCTGAGGTAGAAACAGAGGAAGCATAGCCGGAACCAGCAGCTAAGTCGATGAAAGGAGATCAAGCGGGAAACACAAAGTGTAAATAACTACCCGAGGAAGACTCTGAACAGAAACCGAATCGATGGAACTGGACTTGTAGCCCCGTGCGTCTGGCAGCTTGAATCGCTCATGTGCCCTTGCTCTTCTTTCTCCCTGAGGACCTTGTGCTTGTTCCCTGTCCGGTGCTCCTGGTTCAGTGTTCCCAATATCCAGCAAGGACCATGCCGATCGTGAGGCCATGGCAGGGGAAGGTCTCAATTAGGTGCTTATGATGAACATTTCACCTCTTCAATAGGACTGAAGGTGGTCAAGGCACGAACGGCGTCAATGTACGGACTGCTCCGTCAACCGTTTACTCTCACCCCCAAAGGATCAGGGGGTTTTCGTCACGGAGCCAGCTCCGCTTTCGATAACGACAGTGGCATAAGAGAAGTACCCCAGTTGATTCCCACTCTGAGTACCACACGATGAGGACCAAACCGTCCGATCGAAGGTTTGCTCGGGGAACCGGAGAGCCAGCCGGGAACATTGGTCCTCCTCAGAGCAACAAGTTCAAACGTTAATCGCTCCATGCCGTTGGTCGAAGATATGACCTGTGGCGCTACGCCACCACGATTTCTGAACCAATCCATACTGGAGCTAAGTTTTAGAGAGTTCACTAATCGAGCCCCGTCAATGGAAATTCTCCATCAAAACTGGCGGACTGTGACGGAAGAATGTCATTCATCATTAGTGATGTCTTGAACCCTGGTGGCTGGACTAGCATAGTCTTCAACATCCAATGTGGCTCCCCTGCAGTTGTCCTTGGTATATTGCATGAAACGATATACTACAAGTTCCCATGAACTTGGAGCCGTCTTCCCGCGTTGCGCGCTTCCTGCGTCTGCAGCCGACTTCGCTTGCGGTGTAAGAAGGATATACCGCACTTCTGTTCTGTCACATTCTGTATTCCTTCGCGGGCCAATGGAACTGTAGGAATGTCAACCTCAACTTCTTGGCCGCATCGAAACCCTGTCAGGAACCCAGTCGCTCGGATGCCTGAGGTGCAGCATATCAATCCATCTTCTTTCGGAGCCCCGGTCGTAGGAGCACTGATCAACGCCTCGTAATGTCGGGAGCTATTCACCCCTTTTGTAACGCTGGGTTACCATTTGGAGTGTTTTCGCCAGAGTGTCTCCACTGTGATAATACAATGCGACGAGTCATTTCTAGTTCCAACGACGGCAATGAGtggtaagtcgacccacccccttttggccaccccccccttttggccaccctatcaaaacatagtattaaaacatcgctactaactatacttaattaattaactatcttctattactataataatatagttattatctTCCCTAAGTAATTTAACCCCTATGAGtcgactaggactaactaaatagttattaaagtcctcctaagctctttatatattttagatatttacgaacttagtatttaagtttattaatatacttttctttttttatagccttaattagttaactttagcttttaaaactcgaatatagtactaagatgttactaaataataggcctacttattaaatactttttttatttttttaaatagtagtcgttaagtattataatctaaactaagctttataaataactttaactaatcgcAAAGCTCGCTAGTTTTCTTaggtattaactagttaataataaatattactaatacttagttaatagcttttttaatattactagttacttacttagtatttacggtctttttaattagtataattaggttaaataggattattaaattaataagtagtctagctatattagggggatatagtctaattactttctatttactttatatatttaataatattagactagctaaacgagctttttaataatagcttaagaagtaccgctttttaataataatagaattatttattatatcctctttattaagctcttttttatacttaaacttaataagtttaaaaatagctatatctaacggctagaggatataagaagtatatagtaataagaatagtaagtaaatattatttttataatattcttatataaattctattgttatataacttttatagctatttagaattaatagttaaagcttattaagtatactaagccctctgaggggggggggtcttagtttataataaaaatactatttttaactacttaaggatAGTTTTATCAAttatctagctattatttattattataaactcctaactagtataagggttaagtttaaatagaaactATCATTATTATACCGActttcctttatatataactaatagtttaatagcttaattattaataaaaatatacttaattataaatacctaagtacgcaaactaagctcttttttttatattattatagtctttattttacttaaaactaggctattaaatcccttaccctttaaaatattagttttatttatattatatttattagcctatttaatattactaatttttagtatattaagtaatctaaactataacttaattatattagtaatagccctatttaaatacctcgaattaataatacgacttttttagaccttaattaataagttcctccttaaaaaagcgtctatttatctttttttaaaaagatttatatccccctaaaatcttaaaacttacttagcgaattttataagctatttataaattaatataatgcttagattatactaaatacgaacttactaagctagctagtctttttattataaaaaaagcctctagaggtttacgaatactattaccctcgtttaatagccttttttataattataaagagttaactttaaaactccgaacttaattaaggcccgattaactaagagacctcttttaatagccttaaaaacctaaataactttatttttaatatacgagattattatatattaataaataagtatataaaaaagaattatatttagacgatttttataattattataatagtttgaaaatcgtgggtagggttttaatacggTAGCTGGgatagagaaatggggtggccaaaaggggggggtggccaaaagggggtgggtcgacttaattAAGCTGTAAAAAGGTGGTAGTTGTGTGGATACAGACGTGGCATAGCACGAATCAAGATACTGTTTATGCGAGAATCTGCAGATAATTCTGCCCAGGGTTTGTTCTCCATTGTGGAAACGACTGCCCAAGGGTTCGATGATCCATTTAATGGAGAGACAACATCGTCTGCCCCCGAATAAGCGTTACAATGGACTCTTAACTCGCGCAACAGTACGCCCGTCAATCTGGGCCTTGTCGCGGCAATAGTCCGACCGTTATCGAATCGCTAGAAGAGTAATCACTGACATCCTTCGATGTGCCTGTCCCATAATCTCGTTTCTGCGATGCAGAGATATCGCCTCAAAGGCTCAACCAGCCATTCAACGTAACTGCCGGTGGGATCGCCGATACGCCGCGGGCCCAGGATGCATCACCGTCCACAATTTATGGTTACCATTTGCTTTTCTTGGCCCAACAAAGGACTCACCACTAACGGGCGGGCTAGTGGGGGGGCCGTTCCGTGGTCTCCACGGGTTGCGAATCCGTCTCGCCAACGTCGGCGAGAAGCGCACATTCCTCCAGTCGCATCTAGGCTGGCCGTTGGGGACGATATCACCTGAAGCACATCGCTTAGCCATTTCCTCGACCATGGTATTggcaaaaagaaatactGCCTGGCGCAGACATGTTACCAGCCAGCTGGTGGCGAGATGAAATGTCAGATATCAATTATCCGGGGAATCCGGCATGAGCCGGGCCCTGAGACCTTTGCAGCAATGTTAGTGCAGTCAAGTTTGTCTCCCATCCAACGGTTCGGTTTGCCGTTGGAACTCGAATGAACTCATTTATCATGTTTGCTTGCTGAGCGCTGCGTAATTTCCCCACCTAGGTAATTTGCAAAGAGACAATCTCCTTGCTCTGTTGGATTCAGGCCATGTATCATCCCGCCGgtcctcgtcgtcgtagTCTTGATGGATCATCAACGAGCCCCCACGTTTAACGGCGCGCCATTCCAACCGTTGGAAGAGGGCCGGCCCCATTGTCCATATGAATGGCGCACGGACAAGCATCATGCTTTTCCATTTCGGTCCTGACTCGAGCCAGAAAGGGGAACAGATCGTCCCCCTCCCATGACCCCAGGGCCCTTTCAACACCGAGCCCTTGTCGGCGGGACGTTCCCGGGCGCTGGAGTGACGAGCCCGCTGCCCAAGGTCCCACCAGCGCGCCGTTGAAGACCCCCGCAGTCTTTttggaggtggtggtggtagcATCCTACTCCTCTGTCGCATCAAATCCATCGTTCGACCAACCATTGCACCCATTGGGCTGATCTGGCAGAGAGGAAGAGCTCATTAGATGGGAGTGTGGAGGTCCAGCCAAGACTGCTCATCAAGGGGTCTCTCGAAGACGAGTCAAGATGCTGACGGACCCCGCGACTTGAGCATATGCGAACCATCCCGCTTCGTCTTGTCTTCAACGCACAGCTCACACTCTCTTGTCTTGATTCCCTCGCATTCCTACACTCCCTAAACGCCAAACTTTAATACTCAAGTTTGTAAACGCCGTGCCGGATCAAGCCAAGCAAACATGGCCACTCCAGAATCGAACATAGATGTGTAAGCGTCCTCACCAAAAGTATCATCCATAAGCATGAACAACATTTCACTAACGTTACTTCTCATAGGCTCATCATCGGTGCCGGCCCTGCGGGGTAAGTTCAAACAGCGTGACATGACGCTTTCTTTTCTCTAAACCCTTGATGCCTAGCGGACTGACGAGGGTGAATGCCGGCACAGGTTGATGGCAGCCGCCTGGATGGCGCACTGCGGCGTCAACGCTCGCATTGTTGACAAGAGAAACACAAAGATCTTTTGCGGCCAGGCCGATGGACTCCAATGTCGCAGTCTGGAGATCTTTGACTCGCTTGGCTTCGCGGATCGGGCCTGGAAGGAAGCCAATCACATGATTGAGGTATGGATGCTAAGTACCACTCTGTTACTGAATGTCTCACGCTGACTTGTTCTATCAGATTTGCATGTGGGTATGTGaccatcatcatcaccatcATCCCAAGGCAGTTGGCAAGAACAAATACTCACAATTCGTAGAACCCGGGCAATGATGGTGTAATTCGCCGCAGCGACAGAATCCCAGACACCATTGTTGGCCTCTCGCGCTTCCAGCAAATTGTCCTCCAGCAAGGCCGCATCGAGCGTTTTTTCCTGGAGAACATCAAGAAGCACTCCAAGGATGCGATCAAGGTCGAGCGGGGGGTCCTCCCCGAGTCTCTGGAGATTGACCTGTCCAAAGTGGACGATGACGCCGCTTACCCGGTGACTGTCAAGCTTCGGACCCTTAACGAGGAAGAGTCTACCCCTCCTCAAGCTGCCAACGCGAGCAAGATCCCTGACGGCCTGTTCCGGAGTAATTTGATCCGGGACGATGACGAGGCGGACTTGATCAAGAAGGCCCAGGATAGAGCCGGCGCGAGTGAGATTGTCCACGCCAAGTATGTCATTGGGTGTGATGGGGCCCGCAGTTGGACTCGGAGAGCTCTTGGGTTTGAGCTGGATGGAGAGGCTACTGATTTCATCTGGGGTGTCATGGACATCATTCCCATCACTGACTTCCGTGTGTTATTCCCCTAGACATTTTGACGTGGATATGAGGCTGATACCTGAAGCTACGCAGCCGATATACGCATGCGCTGTGCCATTCACTCCGCCGAGAACGGCAGTTTGATGGTCATTCCCAGAGAGAATAAGCTTGTCCGCCTCTACATCCAGTTGAAGGAGGTCGCCCCCGATGCGTCTGGAAGAGCAGACCGCTCCAAAATCACACCCGAGCTCATCTTCGGCGCAGCGCAGAAGATTCTGAGCCCGTACAAGATTGAGTATGAGTACTGCGACTGGTGGACCGCATACCAGGTGAGTTGCCTACCGGGCGCATTTTACTATCATCATGGCCTTTGCTGATTAGTTGCAATAGATCGGCCAGAGAGTCGGTACCGAGTACGATGCCCACGGCCGTGTCTTCCTCGCCGGAGACGCTGTACACACCCACTCCCCCAAGGCCGGCCAAGGCATGAACGTCTCTATGCAAGACACATACAATCTCGGCTGGAAAGTTGCGCTGGCCGCCAAGGGTATCGCGAAGCGCGACATTTTAAATACCTACCAGAGCGAGCGACGCCGCGTTGCTCAAGACCTCATCGAGTTCGACCACCGCTTTAGCCGTCTCTTCTCCGGCCGCCCCGCCAAGGACGTTTTGGACGAGGAGGGCGTCAGCATGGAGGTCTTCAAGGATGCATTCCTCAAGGGCAACTTATTTGCGTCTGGTCTCTCTGTTGATTACGGTGCCAGTAACCTGGTCGTCAAGGCAGGCGATTCGCTGAAGCAGGGTGATGGCAGCAAGGTGCTCAAGTCTGTCGCCTCCATTTCTGAAGAGGACTTCAAGAAGAAGCAGGCGCTGGCCACTGGTCTCCCCGTCGGTATGCGCTTCAACAGCTTCAAGGTCCTGAATCAAGCCTGCGCTCGCCCTTGGCACTTCCAGGAGATTCTCAAGGCTGACGGTCGTTTCCGCGTCGTGCTCTTTGCGGGCAACATTCTTGATCCGTCGCAAAAAGCCCGCGTAGACAACTTCTGCGTGGCTCTCGACGCCCCCAACAACTTCCTCCGCAAGGTTACGCCTGCAAAGGCTCCTATCGATAGCGTCATTGAGGTTCTGACCATTCACTCTGCGAAGCGCACCGATACGGAACTGCTGAGAGACTTCCCCGATATCTTGCATCCTTTTAATTCGC
Proteins encoded in this region:
- a CDS encoding phenol hydroxylase codes for the protein MRTIPLLCKRRAGSSQANMATPESNIDVLIIGAGPAGLMAAAWMAHCGVNARIVDKRNTKIFCGQADGLQCRSLEIFDSLGFADRAWKEANHMIEICMWNPGNDGVIRRSDRIPDTIVGLSRFQQIVLQQGRIERFFLENIKKHSKDAIKVERGVLPESLEIDLSKVDDDAAYPVTVKLRTLNEEESTPPQAANASKIPDGLFRSNLIRDDDEADLIKKAQDRAGASEIVHAKYVIGCDGARSWTRRALGFELDGEATDFIWGVMDIIPITDFPDIRMRCAIHSAENGSLMVIPRENKLVRLYIQLKEVAPDASGRADRSKITPELIFGAAQKILSPYKIEYEYCDWWTAYQIGQRVGTEYDAHGRVFLAGDAVHTHSPKAGQGMNVSMQDTYNLGWKVALAAKGIAKRDILNTYQSERRRVAQDLIEFDHRFSRLFSGRPAKDVLDEEGVSMEVFKDAFLKGNLFASGLSVDYGASNLVVKAGDSLKQGDGSKVLKSVASISEEDFKKKQALATGLPVGMRFNSFKVLNQACARPWHFQEILKADGRFRVVLFAGNILDPSQKARVDNFCVALDAPNNFLRKVTPAKAPIDSVIEVLTIHSAKRTDTELLRDFPDILHPFNSHTGWDYNKVYVDDESYHEGFGDAYKNYGVDKQRGCVVVVRPDQYVAWIGELEDFDDLQKYFEGCLVLGQPAPNGVNGTNGTSLPVR